AATCGAAGCGCGAAAGCcaattgatttttattctATACTCCTTAGAGAGTTGGTTTTTCTCTTCGGTTGTATCGCGACAATGTTGTGGTGTGGTAAAAACTTACCTATGTCGTTTATTTTGAGTACATAGGAATTATAATTGTCTATAGTGACTGTAACAATTtgtaaaatattataaatacGGTTCTGTCCGTTTCTCTGAGATAAAAAAATActgccgtcatcatcattagcaTAAGTTAACGGCGATGGCTGTCATTTTCAGCTCTGCATGAAAAAGACACTCCGCAAAATAATAACACGTATACACCACAAATACAGTGAAAtattcgttttgttgttttcttttttaatatGACTTTATATAATTAAAGGACCACTACTAGGTAAAGCTTGGACTTTATGTAGCCAAGGTGTGTTAGTTCTGGTTGACAACTGACTTTACTTGTGAATTTCGTCGCGATGAGTAGCAGATACGATGTTAAAGTAGTCTCTTGAAAGAAGTTTGATTTGGCAGAGTTTGTTCATACAGGCCAGGATGGATATTGTTGGATTGGTAAAAAAGTCATACGCTGATTATGGTACGATGCTGAAGGATTCATGGTATACTGTGATCACCGAAGAAATGCATGTAAGTTTTGTGGATGACAATGTATGGATTGTAACGAGAAtaaatgatttgtttgttattaCCGCTTTTACAGTATACCTGGACGTGGACATATTGGATATTGGCTTGTACTTTCATCATTTCGGTTTATTGTATGCGATACGTTCGTTTAAAACGTAAGCATCACGGCACCATTCTCTACGATCATCGTTCAACTTCCTTTTTGCATCGTCTTTGCCAGGGATCCGTGAAAAGGAGGAAAACGAGCAGTTTACCTCACCCAACCTATCGAAGCGTAGTTATGCGGTCTCGCAGCAACGGTTTCGCAAGCGAGATAAAATGATGTTCTACGGACGTCGGATGCTGCGCAAAGTCAAGACCATTTCCGGTCAAGCGTACAGTGGTCAAGGCAAAAAGCGGCGTGCCGTGGTGCGATTTGCAAGGAATTTGCTTCTGCGCAAGGATGCCACCCCTCCCCAGCGGCATGTAATTGAACCACCAGCAGAATATCTGGAGGAAGCTTCCGACGGAAGCGGTCGTGTACCGCCAGATGCTTTATATTTACTCCAATCGATTCGCATATTTGGTCATTTTGACACTCCCGTGTTTCTAAAGTTGTGTAAACACACTGAAATTTTAGACTTGTCTGCCGGTGAAAGTCTTATCAAGGTTGGTGACGCCGATGATAGTGTGTACATCGTGCAAACCGGACAGGTAAACGTTTTCCTTAACAACCTTGATGGTACTTCCATCACACTGAAAGTGGTTCGTCAAGGCGAATCAGTTACGTCTCTTCTAAGCTTTATTGATGTGCTGGTGGTATGTTAAACATGATTACTCACTATTTTTAGGTATTGCTCTACGATGTTGGattaaatgttttacttttttgttgtagGGTAACACAAGTCAGTACAAAACGGTAACGGCTCGTGCGATGGAAGCTTCACTAGTGATACGTTTGCCCATGTTTGCCTTCAAGGAAGTATTCAGTGAATGCCCCGGTCTGTTGGTGCGAGTAGTGCAAGCCATTATGGTTCGTTTACAACGCGTCACCATTACTGCTCTTCACAATTACCTCGGCTTAAGCACGGAGTACATTCAGGTATTGGCAGTCTTCGCAGTCCAGTCCATTCAAATGATATATATAAGTTACAATTTACTTATATATATGTACTTATATTATATGTACTTATTACTTCATATGCTTAATTTTACTTGCTATTTTGCAACCATTACTTTGAAGGTTCAGTGTTCGTctcagcgaaaaaaaacaaccgcaCAAATGAAGTCATGTAGTCCTGGGCACCGACGCATACCCTCTGACCAAGTGCAAACACATTCGCTCGTCGGTGATTTGAAATTAGATACGTTGATCGATGGTTCTGATGGCGCTCTCCTTGTAAGTGCCCGTAATTCGAACTTCCCAATCCGATCTCTAGTCGTCGATGACGCAAAATCAGACATACCATTCGATTCCTCCGATATTCTGCACAATAACAATGCCAGTACTTCAATTGTGTCATCTGATTCGGACGAGTTCGCCGTATTGAAGGCTAGTGCCGTAGAGGGCTTTGTACAAGAACTTGGTCTTAACGACACTGAACGTTCCATTGTTGAAAAGTTTATAGTGATCAAAGAGGTGAAGTCCACAAATATCATTATTCGTCAAGGAATTTTAGAGGTAAGAATACATGTTAATTATTATAAATACGGCAcagttcattaaaaaaaaacctgatTGAGTacgtaaaacaaaacggttaATTAACTAATCTCCTTTTTTGCtatcatatttttattcgttGGCTGCAGGATGTATTGTTAATTTTCGTCATTAGTGGAGGATTGACTTTAGCTCAGTGTCCACAGACGGGATTACGAACAGAAGAAGAATCGAAAAAACCTTtggaaaaaggtgaaaatcACTCTATCAACATCCATCCCGGAGATATGATAGGTGGCTTGGCTGTGTTAACGGGCGAAAGCAGTCTGTACACTATAAGAGCGAAACACTTTTCGCGAGTTGGACTTCTTACCAAGGACGTGATATATGAGTAAGTGTATTGGCGGGACTAAATCGATTATACTTAAAagttaatttttatatttcgTATTTTATTAGAATCATAAGTCATCGCCCATCGATGGTACTAGACATTGCAAATAGTGTAGTAAAGCAACTATCACCACTCGTACGTCAGTGTGATTTTGCACTTGACTGGAACTTCATAGAATCTGGGCGTGCGGTGTACAGGCAAGGGGAAAGTAGTGACTGCACTTACATAGTACTCAATGGACGGTTAAGATCGGTGGTAACACACCCAAACAGCAAGAAGGAAATAGTCGGCGAGTATGGCAAAGGCGATCTAATCGGCATTATCGAAATGATTGCGGAAACGCCACGCACGACAACTGTCATGGCAGTCCGCGACTCGGAGCTGGCGAAATTGCCGGAAGGTTTATTCaatgcaattaaaatcaaGTACCCTATCGTCGTGACTCAACTGATAAGTCTGCTCAGTCACCGCATACTCGGTTCAATGCAGTCATTCGGTTCGCTCGCTTCCAGCCGATTTCCCTCTGTGCCGTTGGATACCAACCAACCAGTCCAGCATCGTTATTCGACTGTTGCCATCCTGGCCACCAGCGACGAGGTCCCGTTGTTAGCATTCACCTACGAGCTGTATCACTCACTCAGTGCCATTGGGTCCACTGTACGATTAACTTCTGATATCATCCGTGATACATTGGGTGTGAATGTAATGGAGCATTCAAGTGAGTATCGCTTGACAAGCTGGCTAGGACAGCAGGAAGATCGTCACAATATCACATTGTATCAGTGTGACAATGATATTGGCCAATGGACCCAGCGATGCCTACGACAAGCCGATGTTATATTAATCGTCGCACTTGGTTCCCAGTCACCGACTATTGGCAGACTGGAGAAGGAAATCGACCGATTAGCAATACGAACCGCCAAAGAGCTTGTTTTGCTGCATTCACAATCAAGTGACTCTTGTCCAACCAACACGATCGGTTGGTTGAACATGCGGTCGTGGGTCTCACGACATCATCACATTCAGTGTCCTAATAGCATATTCAATCGCCGGACCCCAGGTCGAATAGTAAGTGTTTGTTATCGTGTATTGGCGTTTGtgattcattttgttttggaCATGAGGATTTTCATAttgaatcattttttttcttctccgttgtCTACGTGTTGCAGCACGAAACGTATGACAAGCGTATGAACAGCAAACCGTATATCCATTCTGATTTTTCTCGCTTAGCCCGGTGGCTAACGGGTAATTCAGTCGGTCTGGTACTAGGTGGTGGCGGGGCCCGTGGAGCTGCTCACGTTGGCATGCTGAAAGCAATTCAGGAGGCAGGCATACCAATCGATATGGTGGGTGGCGTTAGCATAGGGGCGTTTATGGGAGCTCTTTGGTGTATGGAGAAAAACATAACCCCTATGACGCAAAAGGCTCGTGAATGGTGCAAGGTACTTCTTTCAACTGTCGAGATATATGGTCTAGATTTCCTTTTAAAATGTTCTCTTTGGTGGTTGTATTCTTTTCAGAAAATGACTCAATGGGGTCGTCAACTCCGAGATTTAACATATCCTATTACATCGATGTTCAGTGGACGacattttaatcaaacaattcGTGGAACGTTTGGCGA
This window of the Anopheles cruzii chromosome X, idAnoCruzAS_RS32_06, whole genome shotgun sequence genome carries:
- the LOC128273568 gene encoding neuropathy target esterase sws isoform X1, which codes for MDIVGLVKKSYADYGTMLKDSWYTVITEEMHYTWTWTYWILACTFIISVYCMRYVRLKRIREKEENEQFTSPNLSKRSYAVSQQRFRKRDKMMFYGRRMLRKVKTISGQAYSGQGKKRRAVVRFARNLLLRKDATPPQRHVIEPPAEYLEEASDGSGRVPPDALYLLQSIRIFGHFDTPVFLKLCKHTEILDLSAGESLIKVGDADDSVYIVQTGQVNVFLNNLDGTSITLKVVRQGESVTSLLSFIDVLVGNTSQYKTVTARAMEASLVIRLPMFAFKEVFSECPGLLVRVVQAIMVRLQRVTITALHNYLGLSTEYIQVQCSSQRKKTTAQMKSCSPGHRRIPSDQVQTHSLVGDLKLDTLIDGSDGALLVSARNSNFPIRSLVVDDAKSDIPFDSSDILHNNNASTSIVSSDSDEFAVLKASAVEGFVQELGLNDTERSIVEKFIVIKEVKSTNIIIRQGILEDVLLIFVISGGLTLAQCPQTGLRTEEESKKPLEKGENHSINIHPGDMIGGLAVLTGESSLYTIRAKHFSRVGLLTKDVIYEIISHRPSMVLDIANSVVKQLSPLVRQCDFALDWNFIESGRAVYRQGESSDCTYIVLNGRLRSVVTHPNSKKEIVGEYGKGDLIGIIEMIAETPRTTTVMAVRDSELAKLPEGLFNAIKIKYPIVVTQLISLLSHRILGSMQSFGSLASSRFPSVPLDTNQPVQHRYSTVAILATSDEVPLLAFTYELYHSLSAIGSTVRLTSDIIRDTLGVNVMEHSSEYRLTSWLGQQEDRHNITLYQCDNDIGQWTQRCLRQADVILIVALGSQSPTIGRLEKEIDRLAIRTAKELVLLHSQSSDSCPTNTIGWLNMRSWVSRHHHIQCPNSIFNRRTPGRIHETYDKRMNSKPYIHSDFSRLARWLTGNSVGLVLGGGGARGAAHVGMLKAIQEAGIPIDMVGGVSIGAFMGALWCMEKNITPMTQKAREWCKKMTQWGRQLRDLTYPITSMFSGRHFNQTIRGTFGDVCIEDLWIPFFTLTTDISASCARVHTHGSTWRYVRSSMSLSGYMPPLCDPKDGHLLLDGGYVNNLPADVMRSQGAAHIIAIDVGSQDDTDLTDYGDDLSGWWLLYKRWNPFTSPVKVPNLPDIQSRLAYVSCVRQLEEVKKSDYCEYIRPPIDKYKTLAFGSFDEIKTVGFEHGKICFEEMDKNGRLSRFNAWSVQSMPKKETHSLNEYTFVDLAQLVCKVPETYPERIYSSSEEDYYDGYASEPSSKPSLKRSLQALRPAGGSLSLSENEMDSDDLEIPMPFNTLQANLVVRGDRK
- the LOC128273568 gene encoding neuropathy target esterase sws isoform X2, encoding MDIVGLVKKSYADYGTMLKDSWYTVITEEMHYTWTWTYWILACTFIISVYCMRYVRLKRIREKEENEQFTSPNLSKRSYAVSQQRFRKRDKMMFYGRRMLRKVKTISGQAYSGQGKKRRAVVRFARNLLLRKDATPPQRHVIEPPAEYLEEASDGSGRVPPDALYLLQSIRIFGHFDTPVFLKLCKHTEILDLSAGESLIKVGDADDSVYIVQTGQVNVFLNNLDGTSITLKVVRQGESVTSLLSFIDVLVGNTSQYKTVTARAMEASLVIRLPMFAFKEVFSECPGLLVRVVQAIMVRLQRVTITALHNYLGLSTEYIQVQCSSQRKKTTAQMKSCSPGHRRIPSDQVQTHSLVGDLKLDTLIDGSDGALLVSARNSNFPIRSLVVDDAKSDIPFDSSDILHNNNASTSIVSSDSDEFAVLKASAVEGFVQELGLNDTERSIVEKFIVIKEVKSTNIIIRQGILEDVLLIFVISGGLTLAQCPQTGLRTEEESKKPLEKGENHSINIHPGDMIGGLAVLTGESSLYTIRAKHFSRVGLLTKDVIYEIISHRPSMVLDIANSVVKQLSPLVRQCDFALDWNFIESGRAVYRQGESSDCTYIVLNGRLRSVVTHPNSKKEIVGEYGKGDLIGIIEMIAETPRTTTVMAVRDSELAKLPEGLFNAIKIKYPIVVTQLISLLSHRILGSMQSFGSLASSRFPSVPLDTNQPVQHRYSTVAILATSDEVPLLAFTYELYHSLSAIGSTVRLTSDIIRDTLGVNVMEHSSEYRLTSWLGQQEDRHNITLYQCDNDIGQWTQRCLRQADVILIVALGSQSPTIGRLEKEIDRLAIRTAKELVLLHSQSSDSCPTNTIGWLNMRSWVSRHHHIQCPNSIFNRRTPGRIHETYDKRMNSKPYIHSDFSRLARWLTGNSVGLVLGGGGARGAAHVGMLKAIQEAGIPIDMVGGVSIGAFMGALWCMEKNITPMTQKAREWCKKMTQWGRQLRDLTYPITSMFSGRHFNQTIRGTFGDVCIEDLWIPFFTLTTDISASCARVHTHGMLWRYVRASMSVAGIFPPMIDNRDGHLLLDGCYTNNVPADVMRSQGAAHIIAIDVGSQDDTDLTDYGDDLSGWWLLYKRWNPFTSPVKVPNLPDIQSRLAYVSCVRQLEEVKKSDYCEYIRPPIDKYKTLAFGSFDEIKTVGFEHGKICFEEMDKNGRLSRFNAWSVQSMPKKETHSLNEYTFVDLAQLVCKVPETYPERIYSSSEEDYYDGYASEPSSKPSLKRSLQALRPAGGSLSLSENEMDSDDLEIPMPFNTLQANLVVRGDRK